One part of the Sorangiineae bacterium MSr11954 genome encodes these proteins:
- a CDS encoding SGNH/GDSL hydrolase family protein yields the protein MRRIRTCSKLACGIPATTAFLVVAAAGFFGACSSSSDVHPPADGPGSGDGAADRNQPARDGASGSIGDRPDGDVGLEDASNPADAGPDTSVPPPPGDAGLPPAASLWASPALPAFDAETVAHVRQVRALGQTKSNRPEVVGKLGDSITASSSFFYDVGNNAYALGNYAALGPTIEAIRAVPVGGGKNAFNRDSLAAKGGWTSGDVLAGTPSYVQREVAAIRPGYAIVMFGTNDGNAATLATNMNRIVDQLESEGVVAVVSTIPDRTDYADAGTLIRAINTQVRSITAQRHVPLIDLFAALGALPNVGLGPDGVHPSVAAPGTSGYFNDSDLQYGYNVRNLTAIQMLDRLRALPQ from the coding sequence ATGAGACGAATCCGAACGTGCAGCAAGCTGGCCTGCGGAATCCCAGCGACCACCGCGTTTCTGGTCGTGGCCGCCGCCGGCTTCTTCGGGGCGTGCAGCTCATCATCCGACGTGCACCCGCCCGCCGATGGTCCGGGCTCGGGGGATGGCGCGGCGGATCGCAACCAACCCGCGCGGGATGGCGCGAGCGGGTCCATTGGCGATCGCCCGGACGGAGACGTGGGCCTGGAGGACGCATCGAACCCCGCCGACGCGGGCCCCGACACTTCGGTGCCGCCGCCGCCGGGCGATGCGGGGCTTCCGCCTGCGGCATCGCTCTGGGCGAGCCCGGCCCTGCCCGCCTTCGACGCGGAGACGGTCGCGCACGTCCGGCAGGTGCGGGCGTTGGGGCAGACGAAGAGCAATCGGCCCGAGGTGGTGGGCAAGCTCGGGGACTCCATCACCGCCTCGTCCAGCTTCTTTTACGACGTGGGCAACAACGCGTATGCGCTGGGGAACTATGCCGCCTTGGGGCCGACCATCGAGGCCATTCGCGCGGTGCCGGTGGGCGGCGGGAAGAACGCGTTCAATCGGGACAGCTTGGCCGCAAAGGGCGGCTGGACGTCGGGCGACGTGCTGGCCGGCACCCCCAGCTATGTGCAGCGCGAGGTGGCGGCCATTCGACCCGGGTATGCCATCGTCATGTTCGGGACGAACGACGGCAACGCGGCGACCTTGGCGACGAACATGAATCGAATCGTCGACCAGCTCGAGAGCGAGGGGGTGGTGGCGGTGGTGAGCACCATCCCCGATCGAACGGACTATGCTGACGCCGGTACGCTCATTCGCGCGATCAACACGCAGGTGCGCAGCATCACCGCGCAGCGGCATGTGCCGCTCATCGATCTCTTCGCCGCCCTCGGGGCCTTGCCCAACGTCGGCCTCGGCCCCGATGGGGTGCACCCTTCGGTCGCCGCGCCGGGGACGTCGGGTTACTTCAACGATTCGGACCTTCAGTACGGCTACAACGTGCGGAACCTCACCGCGATTCAAATGCTCGACCGGCTTCGAGCTCTGCCCCAATAG
- a CDS encoding pirin family protein translates to MMILRPSDERGHANHGWLDTYHTFSFADYYDPGHMGFRSLRVINEDRVSPGRGFGTHPHRDMEIVTYVLEGALVHKDSMGTGSVISPGEVQRMSAGTGVTHSEMNASKTEPVHLLQIWLLPRAQNITPSYEQKAFSREEKDGRLRLVASPNGQDGSVTIHTDARLYAGIFEDGQRIEHPIPEGRYAWVHVARGRVRVQGRELRAGDGAAFREEPALTLEGAGGGEILVFDLA, encoded by the coding sequence ATGATGATCCTCCGTCCCTCCGATGAGCGCGGCCATGCGAACCATGGCTGGCTCGACACCTACCACACGTTCTCCTTCGCCGATTATTACGACCCGGGGCATATGGGCTTTCGCTCGCTTCGGGTGATCAACGAGGACCGGGTGAGCCCGGGCCGCGGCTTTGGAACGCACCCCCATCGCGACATGGAGATCGTCACCTACGTGCTCGAGGGCGCCCTCGTGCATAAGGACTCGATGGGCACGGGATCGGTCATCTCCCCCGGCGAGGTGCAGCGCATGAGCGCGGGCACCGGGGTCACGCACAGCGAGATGAACGCCTCGAAGACCGAGCCCGTTCACCTTTTGCAGATCTGGCTCCTGCCGCGCGCGCAGAACATCACGCCGAGCTACGAGCAAAAGGCCTTTTCGCGCGAGGAGAAAGACGGGCGCCTTCGCCTGGTGGCCTCGCCGAATGGCCAGGATGGGAGCGTCACCATCCACACCGACGCGCGCCTCTACGCGGGCATCTTCGAGGACGGCCAGCGCATCGAGCACCCGATCCCCGAGGGCCGCTATGCATGGGTGCACGTGGCGCGCGGCCGCGTTCGCGTGCAAGGCCGGGAGCTCCGAGCCGGCGACGGCGCCGCCTTCCGCGAGGAGCCGGCGCTCACCCTCGAGGGCGCCGGCGGCGGCGAGATCCTCGTCTTCGATCTCGCGTAA
- a CDS encoding discoidin domain-containing protein — MAGRSTARRLWTLALPLILGTAALPAHAQVTHPRQQYLRDAQGGLFLHWGMRTSPGYTSCSAWEAAVTSGGWNPGYWVAEAQKLHVQYLVLATFHSRLGYARPWPSAIPGSCRVKRDFLGELIAAANAKGLKVILYMTDDPQWHAEGLPSGQSWLDSAAYSKYKGHDVDLTKRDGFGEFSYDQFVEVMQNYPNLSGFWIDNDNAYWESHGLYERIRKDRPSFTLSNNNEDTPIMDMISNEQKTGMTPSYDYPQAVYTAGPRLIEADYKLPTGGAWWYSGSNSTVDYKLTIGRYVTNAGSSIKSLMAETAMVNGKFPSNQAAFNDFAQGYFQAIWESLEGTHGGGYLYGGLKPGFWNDGAHGVTTVKKDDPNRHYIHVITKPSGSTLVVRDNGYRITSVTNLRTGAPVAFAQKGGSLTLSGITKWDDYDTVFRVQSAGREGILPPSTYTMSASSSSSGHAASAAADGDSTTYWDSNKVTPVSLRFDLGERERVQYIGINQREDSVSYARSDTEQSARIRDYRIYVSNDGSSWGQPVKTGTLPSHRGVQFIDLTAVTTRHVRLEVVSTWAASTDSTRYKRLRVDEAWIGTSYAGSSGLLDIGVDIDVDVDVNLGR; from the coding sequence TTGGCAGGCCGGAGCACCGCCCGGCGGCTCTGGACCTTGGCCCTTCCGCTCATTCTCGGCACCGCGGCCCTTCCGGCGCACGCGCAAGTCACGCACCCGCGCCAACAGTACCTCCGCGACGCTCAGGGCGGATTGTTCCTTCACTGGGGCATGCGGACCTCGCCCGGCTACACGAGCTGCAGCGCCTGGGAGGCGGCGGTCACCAGCGGCGGCTGGAACCCGGGCTACTGGGTCGCCGAGGCGCAGAAGCTCCATGTGCAGTACCTGGTGCTCGCGACCTTTCACAGCCGACTGGGCTACGCGCGGCCATGGCCGTCGGCCATCCCGGGCAGCTGTCGGGTCAAGCGCGACTTTTTGGGGGAGCTGATCGCGGCGGCCAACGCCAAAGGGCTGAAGGTCATTCTCTACATGACCGACGATCCCCAGTGGCACGCCGAGGGCTTGCCCTCGGGCCAGAGCTGGCTCGATTCGGCCGCGTACTCGAAATACAAAGGCCACGACGTCGACCTGACGAAGCGCGATGGGTTCGGTGAGTTCAGCTACGACCAGTTCGTGGAGGTGATGCAAAACTATCCGAACCTCTCGGGCTTCTGGATCGACAACGACAACGCGTACTGGGAGAGCCACGGCCTCTACGAGCGCATTCGCAAGGACCGACCGAGCTTCACCCTGAGCAACAACAACGAAGACACGCCGATCATGGACATGATCAGCAACGAGCAGAAGACGGGCATGACCCCGAGCTACGACTACCCGCAGGCCGTCTACACGGCGGGGCCGCGGCTGATCGAGGCCGACTACAAGCTGCCCACGGGCGGCGCCTGGTGGTACAGCGGCTCGAACTCCACCGTGGACTACAAGCTCACCATCGGCCGCTATGTGACCAACGCCGGCTCGTCGATCAAGTCCCTCATGGCGGAGACGGCGATGGTGAACGGCAAATTCCCCTCGAACCAAGCCGCCTTCAACGACTTCGCCCAGGGCTACTTCCAGGCCATCTGGGAGTCGCTCGAGGGAACCCACGGCGGCGGTTACCTCTACGGCGGCTTGAAGCCCGGCTTCTGGAACGACGGCGCGCACGGGGTCACCACCGTGAAGAAGGACGATCCGAACCGGCACTACATCCACGTGATCACCAAGCCATCGGGCAGCACCCTGGTCGTGCGCGACAACGGCTACCGCATCACCTCGGTCACCAACCTGCGCACCGGCGCGCCCGTGGCGTTCGCGCAGAAGGGCGGGAGCCTCACCCTGTCCGGCATCACCAAGTGGGACGACTACGACACCGTGTTTCGCGTGCAGAGCGCGGGCCGCGAGGGCATCCTCCCGCCCTCCACGTACACGATGAGCGCCAGCTCCTCGTCCAGCGGACACGCCGCGTCCGCCGCCGCCGATGGAGACTCCACGACCTATTGGGACAGCAACAAGGTGACACCGGTGTCATTGCGCTTCGATTTGGGCGAGCGCGAGCGCGTCCAATACATCGGCATCAACCAACGCGAAGACTCGGTGAGCTACGCCCGCTCGGACACGGAGCAATCGGCGCGCATTCGCGACTACCGCATCTATGTCTCCAACGACGGAAGCAGCTGGGGCCAGCCCGTGAAGACGGGGACCCTCCCGAGCCACCGCGGCGTGCAGTTCATCGATCTCACCGCCGTCACCACGCGCCATGTGCGGCTCGAGGTGGTCAGCACCTGGGCGGCGTCCACCGACAGCACGCGCTACAAGCGCCTTCGCGTCGACGAGGCGTGGATTGGCACGAGCTACGCCGGCTCGAGCGGGCTCTTGGACATCGGGGTCGACATCGATGTCGACGTCGATGTGAACCTGGGGCGCTAA
- a CDS encoding FadR family transcriptional regulator, with the protein MAVTDEAIDKIKEMIVTGQWRPGDRLPKEADLAAQLGLSRNSLREAVRALSQLRILDVRQGDGTYVTSLKPQLLLDAVSFAVEVHRDGSVLEFFEVRRLLEPAAAAMASSRMSDEEVELLRLHLAKVQPDSSVDELVANDLEFHRRIAEASGNSVLCSLINGLASPTLRGRIWRGVNDEGAWLRTQSEHRSILDAIASRQPEVARAWAAVHIAGVEQWLRKVL; encoded by the coding sequence GTGGCGGTCACGGACGAGGCCATCGATAAGATCAAAGAGATGATCGTCACCGGGCAGTGGCGTCCGGGGGACCGGCTGCCGAAGGAAGCGGATTTGGCCGCGCAGCTGGGCCTATCGCGCAACTCGCTGCGCGAGGCCGTGCGGGCGCTCTCGCAGCTTCGCATCCTCGATGTGCGGCAGGGGGATGGCACCTATGTCACGAGCTTGAAGCCGCAGCTTTTGCTGGATGCCGTGAGCTTTGCGGTCGAGGTCCACCGCGATGGCTCGGTGCTCGAGTTCTTCGAGGTCCGCCGCTTGCTCGAGCCGGCGGCTGCCGCCATGGCTTCATCGCGGATGAGCGACGAAGAAGTGGAGCTGCTGCGGCTGCACCTCGCCAAGGTGCAACCCGACTCCTCCGTGGACGAGCTCGTGGCCAACGACTTGGAGTTTCACCGGCGCATCGCGGAGGCCTCCGGCAACTCGGTGCTCTGCTCGCTGATCAACGGGCTCGCCTCCCCCACCCTCCGCGGCCGCATCTGGCGCGGGGTCAATGACGAGGGCGCCTGGCTGCGCACCCAGTCGGAGCATCGCTCCATCCTCGACGCCATCGCCAGCCGCCAACCCGAGGTGGCTCGCGCTTGGGCCGCGGTGCATATTGCGGGCGTCGAGCAATGGTTGCGCAAAGTGCTGTAG